TCGCATTCTTGCGTAAACCTTATTGTTTCCATCTTCGTAGAGTTTAATCTGGGCAGCAATATTAACCCTGGCCTCTAGGCGTTTATAAAAATCTTCAAAGGCGAAGTCGTTAGAAAAATACCAAACAAAACCACTTAATAAGGAGATAATAATTGCCGATAAAATTGCAAAAAGTAAAGTGATTTTCTTTGCTATCTCCATTTATTTTTCCTTTAATATATAACCTAAACCTACTGCGGTATGGATGAGCTTTTGATCGGCATTTTTATCTATTTTTTTGCGGAGATAATTAACATAAACATCAACCACGTTGGTGCCAAGGTTAAAATCGATATCCCAAACATTTTCTAAAATATCTATTCGGGATAAAATTTTAGATTTGTTTTTGGCCATGTATTCGATTAACCGATATTCTGTTGCCGTAAGTACAATTTCCTGTTGATTTCGTTTTACTGTTTTTGCGCTTAAATTAATCTGGAGGTCTGCCACGGAAATAATCTGATCTTGCGAAGCCACTCCACGGTACCGCCTCAATAGCATTCTGATCCTCGCAAAAAGTTCAGCAAATTTGAATGGCTTTATTAAATAATCATCAGCACCATTATCCAGTCCGTTTACCACGTTTTCGGTAGTACCCAAAGCCGTAAGCATAATAATGGGGGTATTTGGTTTTTGTTCTTTAATGATTTTGCAAAGCTCCAATCCGTTTATTCCAGGTAGCATGATATCGAGAATAATCAGGTCGAATTGATTTTCTAAAGCCATCTGTTTTCCGATTAAACCATCTGGAGAAATACTCACGGTAAATCCCTCGTCAGTTAAACCCCTCGAAATTACAGATACAACGCTCGGTTCATCTTCTACAAGTAATAAATTCATTTGCTGGCAAGTAATCTAAAAAATAGGGAATTACAAAATATTAATTGATTGTTAGCTGGTTTTAATGCTTTTTTAACGCAAAACCGACACAATTGTTTGGATTTGTTAAAATTGAAGCATAAAAAAACCTCTCAAACGAGAGGTCTTTTTATGCCATCGTCAACTTTAAAAGATTCTGAGCGCAGCGAAGAATGACAATGGGACTCCGTGCTTCAGTATCTCTTGGCAAATCTTTCGACAATGCTCAAACTGACACCGTATTCTAGATCCCTTTTTCTGATTTTTCTTTCAAGAATTTTAGTCCGTCTTCAAAATCTTTACCGATCATTTTATCCATGCTTACAAATACACACATCCATTTACTGATCAGGTTATTTTCTCCACTCATTGTCCAGGTTACCTTATTGCTACTTCCTTCTGGTTGGATATCGAATTTGGTATCTGCCAAACTTTCAAAAGGTTCGATAAATTTTAATTCAATATCTACCTGTTTGTTCGGTGTTACACTTTTTATTTTCATATAACCACTTCCTGTCTCCTTACCTTTCCATTCGTATATATGACCTGGCTCACCTGCTACGCCACCATAAGTACTTTTTGCTGAAGGTTCCATTTTTGCCCACGGATTCCATTTGTAGAATTCTTTAAAGTCTACAACGTTTTTGTAAATGGTGCTGTCTGGAGCATTGATTACAGTAGACCTGCTTACGGTATAATTTTTTGGCAAGAAGAAGCCGCCTACAACAATGATTATTGCCAATACGACAATAATGCCAAGTAAGATTTTGAGGAATTTCATGTTTGATTTTAGTTTGGTTAATTAAATTTATAAAGAAAGCAGTTTAAATCAAAGTAAAAAAACTTAAACGATTTTGATCTTCGATTGCGGCAAATTTATTTTAAAGTGCATCAAATCTGCGATAGATTGTGCTTTTTGTTTAATCAAATCTGCATTAGGTCCCACAAAGAAATCGTCTACAGTTTGGAAAAATAGTTTTTTCCAAGCTTCGAAGGCTTCAGTTTGCAGGGGTATCTGTTCGTTCAAGGCAAAATGGCTAAGCATAGGATTTCCTTTATAAATTGCTTTTCCGAAAAGAATACTTTCCCAGAAATCGTACATTTTTGGAAGGTGATGCGACCAGTCTACTTTGGCAACATCGGTAAATATTGGACCTATCTGTTGGTTAAGCGCAACATTTTTGTAAAATGAATCCACTAAAAGCATAATATCTTCTCTATTATGAATATCTTTTTTCATGGTACAGCGATTTTAAACTTAAAAACCCCAGTGCAATTAATGACAGGAATTTTATAGTGTCGATAATGATGTATAAAATATGGTGATAACTTTTGATTGGAGCATTGCCTGCCAAAACCTGTTTTGCCCTTTCATCGAGTACTGGCAGTAACCAAAAAGTGTCTACCATTAAAAGGATTGTAATTGAGAAAAGTAAAATACTGCGGCTGTTTTTTAAAGGTGCTGGTAAGGAGCAGGCTAAAATGATGATAACCAATACAATCTCTATTTTATTGAGTGCCTGAAAAACTAGTTGCCCAATGCCTAAGCCAAGTGGGATGGTAATTCCTGGAGCCTGGAATTTTAATGGGGCTTCTAAAAAACTAATTCCACCTATTAAGCCTGCCCAGAAAATAACACAAAAGATTGTGATTAACTTTTTCATCAGGATCAAATATCATTTAAAATACCTTAATAAAAATGATCAAAGTCATAAAACTAAATTACGACTATCTATAAAGCCTAAGGACCATTTTCTTGTAATCAATAACGGCTTTATACTGCATTAAAATATCTCCACCAATAATACTCATAATAGGTGGGTGACCAAATTGTTGGTAGGTATCACTCACCGATTGTAGATCGAAAGCCACGGTTTCGTAGTTCTTGATTTTTAACGATCCGATTTTTAGTTCAGGAATAGTTGCTTGGATGGTTGTGGTGGTGGTAAAAAGGGTGGCAGCATTAATTTCGTCAGATACCTGTAAGGTTTCTGAGAGGTGTTGCTCAATCAACGATTTATCGAACACACTTCGCGAGGCACCAGTATCTAAAACAGCAAAATGTTTTTCCTTAAAAACAACAACTTCTACCAAAAGGTGGAAACCGTCATCCTGTAAGTTTATCAGTTTTAGTGGGATTGAAATTGATTTCATTGTGTTTATTGATGTTGTACTGAGGAAGAAAGCAGCTTGTAGTTGTCAATTACTGAATAGTCCTATTAAAATTGCCAACAGGTGGTTAAAAATAGACGGATGTAAAAGAACGGTCGTCATTCTCGCGCGGGCGGGAATCTTAAAGCCAATTGCATTAAGATTCCCAATCGAATTGGGAATGACGAACCGAGGAAACCTATCTTGGTAATTAAATGCTTTCGTTAAAAATTAATCTTCAGAATGGTATTAAACCAATTTCATTTCTGCCAGCACACTATTCATATTTCTTACCGCATCGGCGCTTTTGTTAAATGCGGCCTGTTCATCTTCAGTTAATTTAAAATCGATGATTTTTTCCCAGCCATTGCGGCCAATAATTACGGGTACACCTAAACATATATCTTCTTGTCCGTATTCACCTTCGAGCGGAACACAGCAAGTAAACAGTTTTTTCTCATCACGCAAAATGGCTTCAACCAATGCTGCGCCTGCGGCACCTGGTGCATACCAGGCCGAAGTGCCGATTAAGCCTGTTAAAGTAGCGCCACCAACCATGGTATCGGCTGCAACTTTATCTAGCGTAGCTTTATCCAATAAATTAGTAACCGGTAAACTTTGGTATGTAGCTAAACGGGTTAAAGGAATCATGGTGGTATCGCCATGGCCGCCAATTACAAAGCCCTGCAAATCGTTAGGATTGCAATTTAAAGCTTGCGATAAATAAAATTTGAAACGGGAGCTATCTAACGTTCCGCCCATGCCGATAATACGGTTTTTAGGCAGGCCTAATGATTTTAAGGCTAAATAAGTCATCGTGTCCATTGGGTTACTGATCACGATGAAGATAGCTTCTGGAGAGTATTTTAAAATATTTTCGGCAACACCTTTAACAATACCAGCATTAATACCGATTAGTTCTTCGCGGGTCATCCCCGGTTTGCGGGGCAAGCCTGAAGTAATTACTACTACATCAGAACCAGCCGTTTTGCTGTAATCGCCCGTAACCCCGGTAATTTTGGTGTCGAAACCTAAAAGGGTTGCGGTTTGCATCATGTCAATCGCTTTACCTTCGGCAAAACCTTCTTTAATATCTAATAATACAAGTTCGTTCGCTAATTCTTTGCGGGCAATATTATCTGCACAAGTGGCACCAACTGCGCCTGCGCCAACAACCGTTACTTTCATATATTTTATTTTAATGGTTTGCGTATCGTTAAATCCTAATCGAAGGTAGAAATAAATATAAGGTTTAAAAATCCTTTTCAAAACTTTATAATTTAATCCGCATTTATTTAGTAAGTACTAAACAATGATTTTTTGCTCTAACAAATTATGGAAAACAAAGCCATTTCTAATATCGGTATTTATTATGGCCGCGAACCTAAAATGGAAGCAGATTTATTGGTACATATTATCGAAAGGTGCAGCGTAGCGAAGAATCTTTTTGTTGCTTTAAGCCTCGCAGTTTTTCAAAGTTGCGAGGTTTAGCCCCCAGATCATACTACTACTGGTGGTAACTAAACCTGATTATAATGGTAGCTGCCGGCTGCGCCCTGGCATTACAAAATGGAAAGCGGGACTGAAGACCTGATGAAAGACCGAACTACTTATTTCCGAAAATAATAAACTTTATAATGATTTCGGGATTAATGCTTTAAAAAAAAGCCTATCAGTTTTAAAACCCGACAGGTTTGACAGCCATATTTTGTTGATAAAATCCTGACAACTTCAACCTTCAAATTCCTTATTTTTGAAGAACCGTTATTATTCTAAAACGGTTAATTCTTTACCGCACAATATGTACTTAATTTTTGATACTGAAACCACTGGTTTGCCACGTAATTATAATGCACCTATTACCGATACGGATAATTGGCCGCGTTGTATACAAATTGCATGGCAATTGCATGATGAGATGGGGAGATTGGTCGAACATCAGGATTATTTAGTTAAACCAGAGGGTTTTAATATTCCGTATGATGCAGAAAGAATCCACGGTATCTCTACCGAACTCGCTACCGAACAAGGTGTCAGTTTCGACGAAATGCTGGCCAAATTTAACGAGGTTTTAAATAAGGCAAAGTTTATCGTAGGGCAAAATGTTGGTTTCGATGTGAACATCATGGGCTGTGAGTTTCACCGTTTTGGGGTGGCCAATCGTTTAGCAGAAATGCCTGTTTTGGATACCTGTACCGAAGTTACCGCCCAGCTTTTACAATTGCCTGGAGGTAGGGGTGGAAGATTTAAACTGCCAACCTTAACCGAGTTACACGCTTATTTGTTTGGTGTTCCTTTTAACGAAGCCCACAACGCAACTGCCGATGTGGAAGCAACTACACGTTGTTTCTTAGAGTTGGTAAAAAGAGAGGTTTTCAAAAAAGAAGAATTACAGGTTGATGTAGAATATTTTCCTCGTTTTAGAGAAGTAAATCCAGCTACGATTGAAGGTGTTGGTTTAAAACACATTAATTTAAAAGCTGCTTCTGATGAAATCCGCAAACGCCAGCAAAAAACGGAAAGCGGTGGAATTTCTAAACAAACACTTGCAGATAATAAACAAGAACTTGCAGCAGCCACTTTTGTGCATTTGCATAACCATACCCAGTTTTCGGTATTGCAGAGTACCATCAGTATCCCCGACCTGGTAAAAGCTGCGGCGGCACAAAAAATGCCTGCGGTAGCCATGACCGATCATGCAAATATGATGGGAGCTTTTCACTTCGTAAATCATGTTTTAAACCATAATAAAGCTGCTGAAGCAAAAAATGCTGCAGCAATTGAATCGGGCGAGCGCCCAACCGAGGTGGTCATGACACCTATTGTTGGAGTTGAGTTTTTTGTTTGTGGCAACCACTTAGACCGGACAGCAAAAGATAATGGTTACCAGATGGTACTGTTGGCAAAAAACAAAAAAGGCTATCATAACCTGGCTAAAATGTCGTCTATTGCCTATACTAAAGGTTTTTATTACGTTCCACGTATCGATAGGCAGGTAATTGAACAGTACAAAGAAGATATTATTGTCCTTTCCGGAAACCTTGCGGGAGAGATTTCGAATAAAATATTAAATCTCGGCGAAAATCAGGCAGAAGAAGCTTTACTTTGGTGGAAAGCTCAATTTGGTGATGATTTTTATGTAGAGATAATGCGCCATAACCAGGAAGATGAAGACCGTGTAAACGAAACTTTAATTGCCCTGGCCAATAAACATTCAGTTAAACTGGTGGCCACCAATAATACTTATTATATTAATAAAAAGGATGCCAACGCTCACGATATTTTACTTTGTGTAAAAGACGGTGAAAAACAAGCCACACCGATAGGTCGCGGTCGCGGCTACCGTTACGGATTGCCAAACCAGGAATACTATTTCAAATCGGGCGATGAAATGAAGGCGCTTTTTGCTGATCTGCCTGAGGCAA
The nucleotide sequence above comes from Pedobacter riviphilus. Encoded proteins:
- a CDS encoding response regulator transcription factor codes for the protein MNLLLVEDEPSVVSVISRGLTDEGFTVSISPDGLIGKQMALENQFDLIILDIMLPGINGLELCKIIKEQKPNTPIIMLTALGTTENVVNGLDNGADDYLIKPFKFAELFARIRMLLRRYRGVASQDQIISVADLQINLSAKTVKRNQQEIVLTATEYRLIEYMAKNKSKILSRIDILENVWDIDFNLGTNVVDVYVNYLRKKIDKNADQKLIHTAVGLGYILKEK
- a CDS encoding SRPBCC family protein is translated as MKFLKILLGIIVVLAIIIVVGGFFLPKNYTVSRSTVINAPDSTIYKNVVDFKEFYKWNPWAKMEPSAKSTYGGVAGEPGHIYEWKGKETGSGYMKIKSVTPNKQVDIELKFIEPFESLADTKFDIQPEGSSNKVTWTMSGENNLISKWMCVFVSMDKMIGKDFEDGLKFLKEKSEKGI
- a CDS encoding group III truncated hemoglobin, which encodes MKKDIHNREDIMLLVDSFYKNVALNQQIGPIFTDVAKVDWSHHLPKMYDFWESILFGKAIYKGNPMLSHFALNEQIPLQTEAFEAWKKLFFQTVDDFFVGPNADLIKQKAQSIADLMHFKINLPQSKIKIV
- a CDS encoding aspartyl protease family protein; its protein translation is MKSISIPLKLINLQDDGFHLLVEVVVFKEKHFAVLDTGASRSVFDKSLIEQHLSETLQVSDEINAATLFTTTTTIQATIPELKIGSLKIKNYETVAFDLQSVSDTYQQFGHPPIMSIIGGDILMQYKAVIDYKKMVLRLYR
- the mdh gene encoding malate dehydrogenase; the protein is MKVTVVGAGAVGATCADNIARKELANELVLLDIKEGFAEGKAIDMMQTATLLGFDTKITGVTGDYSKTAGSDVVVITSGLPRKPGMTREELIGINAGIVKGVAENILKYSPEAIFIVISNPMDTMTYLALKSLGLPKNRIIGMGGTLDSSRFKFYLSQALNCNPNDLQGFVIGGHGDTTMIPLTRLATYQSLPVTNLLDKATLDKVAADTMVGGATLTGLIGTSAWYAPGAAGAALVEAILRDEKKLFTCCVPLEGEYGQEDICLGVPVIIGRNGWEKIIDFKLTEDEQAAFNKSADAVRNMNSVLAEMKLV